DNA from Pelodiscus sinensis isolate JC-2024 chromosome 1, ASM4963464v1, whole genome shotgun sequence:
attgctgatattaaaggtagggagagtgggatgtttgtgagttaatggtattacaggtgataattggggaaactgtcttggtaatgggtgagaaagttcaaattcttgttaagtccttgttggcaagtgtcgaattttaacatgaatgacagttcagaggattccctttcaagtgcagatgtaaaaggtctttgtagcagaatgcaggtggctaagtcatttagagagtgtcctttctggttaaagtggcaagaaacagttttctctttgtgatcttgtctgatatctgttttgtgggcattaatcctttggcgaagtgtctgagatgtttgtccaatgtacatagcagacggacactttcggcacatgatagcatagattatatttctggatgcgcaggaatatgtgttcttgatcttataactcacttggttaggtccaataatggtatcagcagaatgaatatgtggacaaagctggcaacggggtttgttgcaagggaaggtaccagggttgcctgcgcatccagaaatataatctatgctatcatgtgccgaaagtgtccgtctgctatgtacattggacaaacatctcagacacttcgccaaaggattaatgcccacaaaacagatatcagacaagatcacaaagagaaaacagtttcttgccactttaaccagaaaggacactctctaaatgacttagccacctgcattctgctacaaagacattttaaatctgcacttgaaagggaatcctctgaactgtcattcatgttaaaattcgacacttgccaacaaggacttaacaagaatttgaactttctcacccattcccaagacagtttccccaattatcacctgtaataccattaactcacaaacatcccactctccctacctttaatatcagcaattcacagacacttaccttccttcctcccccttcccacccccccgcatcccccttctgttctgcaatgtgatttgtccttttcatatttgttcattttttttaattgtatcctttggtatatatggttgtgactactttcttccactatttgatctgaggaagtgggtctggcccacgaaagctcatcatctaataaaccatcttgttagtctttaaagtgctacattgtcctgcattttgcttcaactaccccagactaacacggctacatttctatcactattctttgaaccagttatcagtccatgaaaggaccttccctcttatcccatgacaacttactttacttaatagcctttggtgagggactttgtcaaaggctttctggaaatctaagtacactatatccactgtatccctcttgcccacatgcttgttgactccctcaaaaaGTCTAGTAgtttagtaaggcaggatttccctttacatgattttccaaatttcaaaataaagcgctattccaacagGCCCCTTAACCCCCAAGAAACAATGGTTTTAGGGAGGCCAGTATAGTGCgctcgctatttcaaaatatattcaaaCTATATTTTGACATAACGAGTGCATTTAAAAACATGGAATTGGTAGTTCAGGATACTTTTGGTATCacaaaatagccccactgtctagaagTAGCCTAATAGACGgggttttttctccccctctccttctttttctgctttaaatttgagGTTTCTGTCCCTGTTGCTCCACTGATCTGatgtggattgtgcccacaaaaacttgtgatatctatctatctatctatctatctatctatctatctatctatctatctatctatctatctatctatctatctatctatctatttttgttagggtatgtctacacttgcagcctatttcggaatagggcttcaaatgtaggcattcagaattgcaaatcaagcctgggatttaaatatcccgcacttgattttcatcttcctggtcgggtgccatttttgaaattgacaagcccagaataactgcctgtgtctacatgcggcagtgaaacgagcgtttgaaataaagccctattttgaactacctgttaaacctcattgcaggaggaataacaggtatttcgaactagggctttattctgaatacccgtttcactgctgcgtgtagaaacgggcagttattccgggtttgtcaatttcaaaaatggcgcccggctgggaagatgcaaatcaagcgcatgatatataaatcccaggcttgatttgcaattctgaatgcctacatttgcagccctattccgaaataggctgcaagtatacacatacccttagtctccaagggtccatctacacagcaacatttttgcggaataattgatgttattccgaaataataaagagtgtgtctacatagcaagccattatttacaaataattttgagctggaggatttTTACTCtaacttctgtaactctcatttcatgagagtgttctttcttcaacttcctttaGACTGTGCCAAAgaactgaattaagctattttgacttcagctaagtaattgacatagctgaagttaagtaacttaattcgacttttgccttgATGTGTAGAGGTatcctaaggtgctacaagaaaattccttttttttttattcaggcTTTGCACATATAACAGCTTCCCCCATTCTCAGAGCCTTTTCGGAACTCCCTTTTTTTTCTGCTGTGTTCTTGGGTAACCGAGATTGAGCACCCCCCCCTCCCATATTCCTTAGACATTCAAACATTATATTTATTTGGGACACTACTGTGAAGAACCAGGTGTTTCCATGGAGACTCAGAGAATGAGGTCCAAAtcttttcatagaaccatagagctggaagagacctcagaaggtcatcaagtccagcctcctgctctacgcaggaccaatcccaactaaatcaacctggccagggccctgtcaagccgagacttaaacacctctaaggatggagactccactacttccctagggaacccattccagtgcttcaccaccctcctagtgaaatagtttttcctaatatccaacctggacctctcccaccacaacttgacaccattgctccttgttctgccatctgtcactacagagaacagcctctctccagcctctttggaacctcccttcaggaagttgaaggctgctctcaaatccctcttcactcttctcttctgcagactaaacagacccaactccctcagtctctcctcataagtcatatggtccagccccctaatcattttgattgccctccgctggaccctctccaatgcgtccacatcctttttgtagtggggggcccagaactggacacaatactccagatgtggcctcaccagagccgaataaaggggaataatgacatctctggatctgcgggcaatgctcctcctaatgcagcctaatatgccattagccttcttggctacaagggcaccctgttgactcatatccagcttctcatccactgtaacccccaggtccttttctgcagaactactacttggTTGGTACCCagtctataacaatgcttgggattcttccatccttgTTGAatgcacttttccttgttgaacctcatcagatttcttgtagcccaatcctccaatttgtttaagtcactctggaccctatctatGCCCTCaggcgtatctacctctccctctagcttagtatcatccgcaaacttgctgcaATCAAtctcctcatccagatcattaataaagatattgaacaaaactggtcctagaaccgaaccttggggcactccgctagaaaccgaccaccatcctgacactgagctgttgatcactacccgctgggcccagctttctagccatctttctatccatcttaccgtccatgtatccaatccacattcccttaacttgctggcaataatattgcgggagaccgtatcaaaagccttgctaaagtcaaggtatatcacatccactgactttcctagATCCAcacagccagttacctcatcatagaagctaatcagattggtcaggcacgacatTCCCTGTGTGAATCCATGAACTTTTCTGTGAGGTGTGTTCTAGTTGGGATGTTTTCTCTGATACCAGTCTTGATAAAGATTATATCTCAGCGGGGTAGTAGACCTTACtgattaaggccaggtctacataaGGACCTTAGTCTAAAATTAGCTCCAGCAAGGTTGAATTTGtaagtccacactaccaagtctctttttctggaataaggggccATGGAATTCATACTCTGTCTCCTACATTACATGAGTAATAATGTTATTCCCAAAcatgtaagtccaaaataatgttagtgtggatgctctggtgccacttaTTCAAACTTATTGTCCTCTGGggggcctcccacagctccctagAATGCTCTCTGGGGTTCTGAGTCcgaggtagcacatctacattaaagGAGGTCATAGAACTTTGACTTTCTAATATGGAGTAAccagaagtcaaatttagtaaatttgGATTAAtctcctggtgtagacatggcctaacagATATTTCAGGGTATAAACTTTGGtgagtaaaacccatttcatgagttttactcacaaaagcttatgccctacgAATTCtgttagtcactaaggtgccacaggactctctaTTATTTTGGCAAAGATTTGTTTTTTGCCCAATCTCAGATTTTTATCAAGCAGGTGCATCGGGAACTCCCAAGAGCATGGATCCTCTAGACTGGTTCTCAATGCATCAATGATGGATAACCAGATTCCAGACTCATATTGCCATCTAGTGCTTTTTAAGGTCTCCCCCACAAGAAATGCAGGAAGTCATGACACACGGAACATGATAAGAAATGGCATTGACATTAGTAGAGTTAGTTGTTCATAATCCATTACTCTGAATAATGAAAATGTAATTTCCCAGTGTATGAAGGGTGACCAAATTGATTCACCCATGAGAGTAGCCTCCAGTGGTTTATGTCATGTATCTTATTAATATTGTTTATCCATCTAGGCTTTTGTACTGCATCCATCAACTTAAACCCTGGGCAAACAGGAATAGAAGAGAACCTTCGGTACGTACAGGAAACAACGTTCTGCCTCAGAGTTGGAGACGTTCACCGTGATTCCATGACACATTCCAATGCAACTggctcccccaacccctccaccttcatcttgttgggcatccctggcctagaggcagcccatgtctggatctccatcccctttgcaGTGATGTACGCCATCGCCTTCTTCGGTAACTTCACCATCATATTCATTGTGAAGATGGAGCCGAGTCTCCAtgggcccatgtactatttcctctgcatgctggctgccaCCGACCTTGTTCTATCCACATCCACTGtacccaaaatgctgagcatcttctggttcaattcccgAGAGAtaaatttcagtgcctgcctctcccagatgttcttcattcactgcttcaCTGCAGTtgagtctgggatcttcgtggccatggcgttggatcgctatgtggccatctgccatcccctgagacatacCACCATCCTGACCAACCCCATTGTGGGCAAGATTGGCCTGGCCATGTTGCTGCGTGGTGGCTTGAACACATTGCCCTGTCCCTTGCTGgcgaggcagtggccatattgcagaaccaacgtCATCCTACACACATGCTGCGAGCACACAGCCGTGGTGAGTCTGGCCTGTGCCGACATCCGAATCAGTAGCTACTATGGCCTCTTTGCAGCCATCTTGCTGATAGGTTTTGATGTGCTTTCTATAGCTGTGTCGTATACCCTGAtactcagggccatcttcagcctccccaccaCAGACGCCAGACTTAAGACCTTTGGTACCTGtggctcccacctctgtgccatcTTAGCTTTTTACATCCCATGTTTCTTCTCTGTCCTCACGTATCGATTTGGCCAGAATGTGGCTTTGTATTTCCATGTTCTCTTTGCTAATGTGTGCCTCCTGTTtccccccatgctgaaccccatcatctatggggtgaggaccaaacagattcGGGACAGGCTGCTACGTTTCCTTACTGATAAAGGAAGCTAAAATTTTCTCTTCCTACGTCAACTCTCAGATGGAGGACTATGGAAAGCTGGCTGGAGACATGGTGCCGGGCTGTCTTCCCTTAACCACTTGCCTGGACATTCAAGGAGACATTAATCCCTTTCTGGACCTTACTTTGTAGTACCAATGTGACACACTGGGGAATATTTCTGTGTGCACCTCACGGAATGGACCTTCCTAATTTCTGTTACTTTAGTCCTCTAAGGCCTCCTCTGTTGGTCTTCAACTTCCACCAAAGACCCGCACCTGTTCTGCCTCTTCCCAAAATGGCTCCACACCTGCCACTCggctcttctcctctccctctgtcACTCACTTGATTATGTCCATGTCACTCCTTCCCTAGAGAAGCTTTGAGGGAGACATTCCAGATGCTGATAGGTGTGATATTGTTATCCATGATTCAAGGAGCAACTTCGGCACTCAAAAACTCTCTTTTTTGGCATATAACTTAGCAATTAACTAAAATGGGTGCTGTATCTCATTCCTATAtcaaagagagaaaaacaaatataAGAACCATTAAATTCTAGTATAAAAATGTTCTTACATCTTGTGGAAAGTTCTACTTAGTTTTAAATTTTTAATGTATGTCATTcatttgttactaactctgtgggaAGACTCTTTCAGGACTTGGGTCTACCTTGGCTCTGGGATGGTTGTGGGGTCTATAGCAGGGTGAGGGTAGATTCTTCTGGTGTCTATGTCACCATGACCTTTCTAAGGAAGGTCAGTGGTACATCTggtccagtatcctatcttcccaCATTGGCCAATGCCAACGGGTTCAGAAGGAATGAATGGAATATGGACATCATAAATGGATTCATCGCCTGTCACCCACtaccatgttctggaaaacagaatTTATGGACACACAGACCATGGTGTTGGTTCCTTGCCCATCCTGCCCGATAACCATTGACAGGCTTATTGCCCATTAACTTACGTAGTTCTCAATGGAATCCTGTTATACACTTGGCCTTCACAAATTCCTAAGTCAACGGGTTTCACAGGTCTACTGTTGAAAAAATTACTTATGTCATTTCTTTTTAATCTGCTGCcctttaatttcattgggtgacccctaattTTTGTGTTATATGAAGGGGTAAACAATTCTTTATTCAATgtgtccacaccagtcatgatcttCTAGAATGTCCATCATGTCCCTCTTTCATCATTCCCTATCCGAGCTGAAAATCCTAGTTCTCAGTGCAATCCTGTTATACACGTGGCCTTCACAAATTCCCAAGTCAAAGGGTTTCACGGGTCAACTTTTGAAATCATTACTTatattgtttcttttaaatctgctgccttttaatttcattggatgaccccTTGTTTTTGTGTTATGTGATGGAGTAAACATTTCCATATTCAatgtttccacaccagtcatgattttctagaatGTCTATCATGTCCTTCCTTAGTCATCCCCTAGACTTTTTAATATTTCCTCAGATGGAAGGTGTTCCACACCTCAaattgggttgttgtttttttacctttctctgtaccttttccaaatccaatatatataaaaaaattaatggacattgcctacctcctagaactggaagggaccttgaagggttatggagtccagtcccctgcttttaCAGTAGGGCTAAGAGACATCtgtgacaaatttttgccccacatGGCTTccccaaggattgaactcacaatgctgggtttagcagaccacgGCTCAAACCACTGAtctatccctcccccctcaaaatATATCTTCTCTGAGGCGTTAcaacatctgtacgcagtattctagatgtgggtgtgccatggatTTAGAGAGGCAATTGATATTTTCTCTCatgttatctatccctttcctaataatttccAAAATTCTGTTAGTTTTTCTCATTGACTCTGAATATTACACAGATTTTTCAAAGAActttccacaatgactccaagttctCTTTCCTTGTGGATAACAGCTAATTGAGATCCTGTTGTTTTGCATGCATAGTTGTGATTATATTTTACCATGTGTATTACTTTGAATTGATcgacactgaatttcatctgccattgggTTGCCACATCATTGAGTTTTCAGAGATCTCTTTTCAACTCTTCTAGGTCTatattggactaaagaattttgtttaattttctatctccaaattttgccacctatgggtgcatctacacttcactgttattttgagatagctggccttattttgaaataacaacacaAGCGTCTACATAgctattccgttatttcaaaatactttcaaaatacttttgaaataacggatggcttattccaaaatctgtaaacctcattctatgaagaattattttgaaataagctgtgtgTAAatgcaccactgctgctatttcaaaatagcccctcaccagggccattctatgtTCTTTtcccccagtgtctcctgggcctctaaatcgagatatcacgactacattagggaagcctgcctctcactcattttgaggcttccctgcagtgtagacatgctatttcagaataagctatttcagaataactattccagaatagcttattcagaaataaccgtacagtgtagacatatgctcaTTGTTTAGCCCTTTTTTCAGATAATTTGTGAATATGGTgcacagcactggtcccagtatAGATCTCTGAGGGACACCGTTTATTTACTTCTTTTCATTCTCACCGGGTATTTGTATCCTTCCTTCCTATATTTGAAAGGGAGAATCATAGTCTCATAGAATCCTGGGGCTCGAAAATCTTtgaggagtcatcgagtccagcctcctacccaaagcaggaccaaacccaaatTTAATGATTAGTCCTTTATTGTCCTAATCACCCTGCTTCTGCTCATAAACAAATTCCCTGCCCTGAACACAGAAGCTGGGGGCAACTGTGTATAATCAGGTTGATCGTTAAAGCCATAACAATAACTTGCCCAGATGGAAAAAGGGTGGAACAAGTTTCTATATAAAGCCAGTTTTCTCCAGTGTCTCTGCCCAGTGTAGGGTGTGGAATGGAACCTCCCCAGAGTTGGTAAGAAGGCAGGAGGTGTTGGTTAAGCCATTTCAAAACACAGAGCACACATCTACACATCTGGGAGGATCGATGCTCTAGAGGTTGATTTTCCAGTATTTGATTTATTGGGTCTTGTaaggaccctctaaatcaaaccctgagAGAGCCCCTGTCGACCCTCAAACTCCTCACAGTCGCAGTTTCTCCCATCGTCCTTATATTGTGGGGCCACCCGAGATAATTGGTGTCAGGTACATTGACTATGGGtacactattcatgtagctgCTGTTCTCCAGCCTGTGCTCACATCACCAGCCTATAGCACTGAGACAGCAGGTGAGCCTCTTTCCATGCCCTGCTCCagggttgccagctctcctggaccagACGTCCtgtcccccacagctccagcccctgcagagcAGCCGCAGCCCGCATGGAAGGAGGTGCTGGTGCTTGGCTGCATAAGGCACTGGAACTGGTACGGTTGGCTCTCAGTGTGGGACTCTTCCAACTGCTTCTGACACCGGGTTCCCTTCTGCAGCCTTTGTGGGAACATCACAGCAGGAGGCTTGTTACAAAGCGGCAGATCTACAGAGCACTGGATACCTCAGCTCCAGTGAATGGGAGCAATATGAGGGGCTGAGGAACTCTGGGCTGATAGTTTCCATGCTCACGGTCTCCAGCAGCTGCTCTCGATCCAGGAGTAGCACAAGAGCAGGAGTGAGGCTATATTGAACCCAGGAGTGGCTGCCATCAGCTGTGTTTGTTTTGGTAGCTTTCTTGCTGGGGACCCATAACTAGACCGAAAGAGCAGCACACTCTGAAGTGGGCAGACCGAGGAAAGGCTATCAGGACAGCTATTACTTGGGCGCCAAGAGCTTCATTAGCACAGCAACACTGCCGCCGCACAATATAGAACCAGACCCCCTTCAGCTCCTCCCCAGAGACCGATCAGGGCAGTGGGAAGTTTTCCCCTGAGgcttctggcattggccgctgtcagcagacaggacactgggctagatggacacaATGGCCACTCTGACGTTCTTAAGGAAGCTGCGTTTCTCTGGGATTTGCTATGAAGAGTCTGACAACGGGGTTGAGACAAACAGGCTCCCAAGATGCTGCGGCAAAAGGTCTGTTGAGTCACTAACATGTGTGAGGCTGGGGCTTGACAAACTGAAAGCTCAGGTGAGACTCACTGAACAAGGGAGGTTCAGGGCCTCACATGTTGCACGTGTGACGGGTGGCATGGAAAACACTCTTTCATTTTCCTTTGGTCTTCTCTTTGGCTTACTTGTGATACAGACCAGAATCAAGTCTTCTCCCAGACTTGGATGTCACTTTTAATAAATGCGTAATTAGATCTCTGAAGGCTCTTGTTCAACGGGTATACTGCTGTACATTCTGATCCCCAAAGCAGCAGCCTGGCACCTCCTCACTGTTATGCAATTATAACGCATCTTGGGCAGGATATGTCATGTAAGATTTCCAGGGGACAACTGGGGTTTGCTGAATAAGATTTTCCTGTTTGTACATATCTTTGCAAAGGGCTAAATCTTGATGATTTATCGGTATTTCAAAAGGTGGTTGTGCCTGTGGTATCTCCTACAAGGTAGTTTACATCCAGTCTAGCCAGCACATTGTGAATGGAATATTCCACTTGATGGTTCATGAGTGAACAAAATCAGCCAGGTTCGTTCACTCATGAACCACTCATGAACCAACTAATCAGGGTTAGTTTCCTGGGAGTTGTTCTCTAGAACTGCATCcttccagagctgaagtggttcagtgtttTCAAAGGGGTGGTTACCTCAAccctgtgccttggctgggagagagcagagaatctggcccagcaggacaggatggtggggagacccagagagcaagaaggcaaaTGTCAGTGGCATAACCAGACCCCTAAGGAACAACCTCACTGGGTCTTCTGTAACCAAAC
Protein-coding regions in this window:
- the LOC102463780 gene encoding olfactory receptor 52M1-like, with protein sequence MTHSNATGSPNPSTFILLGIPGLEAAHVWISIPFAVMYAIAFFGNFTIIFIVKMEPSLHGPMYYFLCMLAATDLVLSTSTVPKMLSIFWFNSREINFSACLSQMFFIHCFTAVESGIFVAMALDRYVAICHPLRHTTILTNPIVGKIGLAMLLRGGLNTLPCPLLARQWPYCRTNVILHTCCEHTAVVSLACADIRISSYYGLFAAILLIGFDVLSIAVSYTLILRAIFSLPTTDARLKTFGTCGSHLCAILAFYIPCFFSVLTYRFGQNVALYFHVLFANVCLLFPPMLNPIIYGVRTKQIRDRLLRFLTDKGS